TACCATTTGGTTATCCGCAGAAATGGATGACGAGCTTGAACTCGGCATCTATGAAAAAATCCAACTTCCTGTAAGTCAGCCCTTTCCGAAAAAATTAGTTTATGATAGTAAAACATATTTTCTGGAAGAAGAGGGAAGAGCAGCTGTTACAGGTGAAGGAAGAAGTGCAAATTTACATGGTTCAGAAACACATTATGCTGATTACAGTGACAGCGAGGAAGAGAACTTTCTCAGCATTGAGTCATGGGGTACAGAGTTAGAGGTCAGCTATGGCTACCCAATAGAAACATATGAAATTAAAATATTAGCTGGTTCAAATTAAAAGGAGGAAGTTACATGTTTAAATTTTTTAAACGCGTTTCAACAGTTGTAAGTTCGGAGTTAAATACATTATTGGATAAAGCAGAAGACCCTGTAAAAATGCTGGATCAGTTCATGCGTGATATGGCTGAGGATATTCGTGAAGTAGAGGCAGCAGTAGCAAAACAAATCGCCAATGAAAAAATGCTGAAACGCAAAGCAGACGATGCGCAGGCTATGGTGGATAAACGCCAGAAACAGGCTGAAAAAGCATTAAATGCTAATGACGAAGATTTGGCGCGCCGCGCACTACAGGATAAGGGGGAACATGAAAAACAAGCTGCTATGCTAAAAGAATCATGGGAGCGTGCGAAGAAAGATTCCGACATGCTGCGTGATAAGCTAGAGGAAATGAAAAAAGAATACCAGGAAATGAAATTGAAAAAGGATTCATTAAAAGCCCGTGCTGAATCTGCCAAAACTCGCACAAAAATGAATCGCACGATGTCTTCAATTGGTAGTGACGAGTCCAAGGCTGGTTTTGAGCGTATGGAAGAAAAAGTTATGCGTTTTGAAGCAGAAGCAGAAACAAGTGATGATTTATCACGTGAAAGCCGCTCACTTGATGATGAGTTTGAGGACTTAGAGGATAGCAGTGTAGACGATGAACTAGCTGCATTAAAAAAGAAAATGGGTAAAGAATAATAGGGGAATAGGGTGAAAGGGGCAGTCTCTTTTGAGGGGCTGTCCACATTTCATGTTAAAAGAGTATAGGTGAAAGGGGGAATAATGAGTGAAAAAATGGAGTGTATTAATGTGTTTACTATTCATCATGTTTATTGCTGCAGGATGTTCATCCCCATTTTCAAGTGACAGAGGAATACCTGAAGAAGTACATATTACCGCTGATAATATTCCAGAAGAACCAAGTAAAGCCGAAATTATTGATAAGATAAAAAATAACTCCAGTAATGAAATTGACGATATTATCGAAGCGAACTTTTCATTAATGGACGTGGTTTCAGTTGATTCAAACAAAGCTGAAATATACGCAACTAGGCGTTTTGAATTAAGTGAATTATCATCGGTACTGTCAGACACAATTGAGCCCGAGAAAGTAAGTGAAGTGATAGATAACCAGCAGATTTTGGTTTATCCAGATTATTTTGTCACGCTGAAAATAAGTCCTGACGACAATGATGCCTTAATAATTGAAGTAGCGGGTGATGAATTTGTACGGCGAAATTATGCCCCAAGCTTTCTGCAAACATATTTTGCATACCGACTGTTAGACAGTTTTCTTGGCGTAAATGACTGGGGAAGACGACGATCTAGGGAATGTGGATCAGGAAATTGTTATGGAGGATATACTGGAAAGGGCTACTATCCAAATGGAACACCAAGTCGCGGGAACACGTCATTTAGAGGCGGCGGACCTGGTGCAGGAAAATAAAAGGAGAGTGAAGTAATGGGACCATTTATAGCAACACTTGTTTATTTTGTAATATCAGTGGTAATCGTACTGATTGGGTTATTTATTTTCGAAATTATGACACAGAAATATAAAGATTTTGAGGCAGTTAAGGAAGGGAACGTAGCGGTTGCGATGTCAATTGCTGGGAAGATTATCGGGATATGTATCATCTTAGCTTTTGCCATCTACAACAGCTCTGTAATTTATGAAACGTTGATTTGGGGTATCTATGGTGTTATTTTACAAATGATTTCCTATTTGTTGTTTGATTTGTTTACCAGAAGATTTTCAGTGGAGGAACAGCTAGCCAAAAACAATATAGCTGTTGGTATATTGTCGATGGGGGTATCAATTGGTATAGCATTTGTAATTGGAGCATCAATTACATAGGCACTCCCCCAAAGAAAAGCGGGCATTTTGTCCGCTTTCTTCTATTTTAATAGCATTAATGGAGTGGTTGATAATGGAGGATCTAGCGGTTAAGAAAAGTAAAACGATTTACTGGGCATCAGGCATTGTATCAATTTGCGGTATAATTTTTGAGGTGTTGTTTGGAGCACTTGGTTCATACATATTGGGTGACGGGGTCAAGCAATATACATTAACTATTTCCCTGTTTTTAACTGGAATGGGGATTGGAGCCTACTTAAGTGAAAAGGTAATGAAGAATTTGATTTTGACTTTTATCTGGATTGAATTTGGTATTGCCCTTATTGGTGGATTTTCAAGCTTTACGATGTTTGGAATTACGGCATTCTCTCCAAGTGGTACTGATGCATTTTATTTATATTTCGTTACTTTGCTGATCGGGGGCTTAACTGGTATCGAGCTGCCAATATTAATCCGCAAAGCTAACGAAATTGGAGAAAAGTTAAATAGAAGTACAGCACGTGTGCTGTTTTCTGACTATGCTGGCGGATTAATTGGTGGTTTATTATTTGTATTTTTATTGCGTCCGCAATTTGGCATGGTAAAATCTGCTTTCGTTGTTGGCTGCGTGAATCTGGCGGTTGCTTTTACGGTCCTGTGGTTATTTCGAAAGGAAATTAAAAACTTTGCCACACATACGACATTCGGAATAATCATTGCGATATTATTAATTGCTGGTGTATTGTTTGGTGAGGCAATGGCATTTACTTTTGAGCAAAAACTTTATAAAGATCCGATTGTATATATGGAACAAAGTGCTTACCAAAAAATAATTCTAACCCAAGATCAGGGAGATACAAGGCTTTATTTGGATGGCTCCCTGCAATTTAGTTCTACTGATGAGTACCGTTACCATGAAGTGCTTGTTCATCCAACTATGGCGCAGGCAAAATCACATGGTAATGTATTAATTCTTGGCGGTGGTGATGGTATTGCTGCGAAGGAAATATTGCAATATGATGATGTTAAATCTATTACACTTGTAGATTTAGATCCCGCTGTAACAAAGCTAGCAAAAACAAACCGGCAGCTAGTACAGCTTAATGAAGGATCGCTGCATAATAACAAGGTCGATATTATTCACAAAGATGCCTTTCAGTATCTTAAGAACACCAACACGTGGTATGACGTTATCTTCGTGGATTTACCAGACCCGAACAATGAAAGCTTAAACAAGCTGTACACAAAAGAGTTTTACTCACTTATTCGGAACCATTTAAGTCCGGGCGGTGCAACGATGATTCAATCGACAAGTCCTGTATTCGCAACAAAGGTATACTGGACGATATCAAAAACGATAGAATCAACGGGGTTACATACCGAGAACTTACATGTGGATGTTCCAAGCTTTGGTAATTGGGGGTTTGTGATGGCAAGCCGGGATGAAATTAACATTGAAGATCTCTCAATTGGTGTAGAAACAGAGTTTTTAACGGAAGATATGCTGTTAAGTTTAACACAATTTGGAAAAGATGAAGACAGAATGATAAGCAATGAAAAAGGAGAAAAATTTACTCTTAAACCGAACACCTTAATTGACCCAAATTTAATTCAATTGTATGAACATGCATGGAAGAATTATTAAACGGGTATAGGATTAGGTAAAGGATAAATCAAAAAGGAGAGATTATGTTGAAATTATCTTATCATGGACATTCAGTTGTTAAAGTAGAGACAGATACACATACGATTTTAATCGATCCATTTATTTCAGGAAATGAAGCTTGCGATTTGGATCCCAGTACAGTGAAAGCTGATGTGATTTTATTGACACATGGCCATAACGACCATGTAGGGGATACATTTGAAATTGCCAAAAATAATGATTCATTAGTTGTGGCCCCAAATGAGCTTGCTGGATATTTGGAATCAAAGGGCTTAAACGCACACCCAATGCATATTGGAGGCGCCCATCAATTTGATTTTGGAAAAGTGAAATTCACCCAGGCTTTTCACGGATCTGCCTTTACTGAAGATGACGGAACAATGATATACACTGGAATGCCAGCTGGAATATTACTAACAGTAAAAGGTAAGACCATTTATCATGTTGGTGATACTGGTCTATTTTCTGACTTAAAATTAATCGGTGAAATGAATGAAATAGATGTTGCATTTGTACCAATCGGAGATAATTTCACCATGGGACCTGAAGATGCATTAATAGCAGCAGATTGGATAAAAGCTAAAACGGTTGTCCCGGTACATTACAATACTTTTCCAGTTATTGAACAAGATCCGGAAGACTTTGCTTCTAAAGTTAAAACTGGAAAAGGAAAGACAATGGCTGTTGGTGAAACTTTGGAAGTATAACAGTAAACGTGAGCTGATCAGCTCACGTTTTTTTGTTCATGAACAATTTTTGTTCGCGTTTATTGTTATATTTCTGCCTAGATCATTATTCTTACAGGTCCCGTTGCCTTTTATGATTATGTTTGCATTATTTCCTTCGAAATTTATACTCCCATTAAACATTGCATTTCCTTTAACGATAATAGTCGAGTTATTTTGCCCAAACGTGATATTTCCGTTGAATACAGCGTCACCGTATATTGTGATTTGATGATTATTCTGAATCAAGATAATATTTCCGTCAAATGTGGAATCACCGTTAACTTGCATTGTCAAACTCGCCTTATGATCCAATACCAGGCCCTTTTTAAACGTTACATTTTCACTTCTAATAACAAAATTAACATCTTGTCCAACATTTATTTCATTTGTGAATATGGCATCACCATTTTTGATTTCAATGATAGAGTCACGGTCAATCGTACCGTCTACTTCTATTCTAGTATTTCCATCAAATGTACAGGTACCCCTGACCGTACAGTTCTCATTATCTTCATTAATAATTTCCTCGTTATAATCTGTTACCATAATCTCGTAATTTTTTTTATTGCCCCATATGGTTCTTAGGGATATATCATTCCCCGCGTTGTCAATAGCTGTTAATGTTACCGATAGTGGTTCCTGATTAGTTGGATGTATGCAGCCGTCGATGATAGTCAATTGCTGATCACCATTATGGATTATGTAATCACGTATGGTAAAATCTTTATCAAATGTATTAAAGCATAACGTAGATTTCCCTTTATTATATTGGCTGTGCAGTTCACTCAGCATAACATTCACATTCTGACTAAGTGTTATTTCATTACTTGTTTTATCCTCACTATGAAATCCTTGAGCAAGCAATGTTGAGGAAATGGTAATAAAAATAGTTAACAGGCCAATGGCTGCAATCAGCTCTATTAATGTTATTCCATTTTCATTTCTTAATTTTCGAAATACCATGGTTTACACATCCAATAAAATGATATAATAGGTGAAAAGTCACAGCTAAGGAGTGGACTTGTTTGATGCAAGATGGCAGACTATCAAATAATAATGGGTTCACCCTTATCGAAATTATAGCATCAATTGCTATTTTAGGAATGGTTATTGTGGTATTATTACCGTTTTTCCCACAATTAGCGGACTGGACAGCATCGACCGATAATCAGCTGGTCGCCAGTAATTTGCTGAATGGGGCCGTGCATAATGTTACAAATCATGAAGACGTTCTGGTTAATTACCTTAACAGTGCCTCTGTCCCCGCCTGCACAGCCGATGCAATGCAGATTCCTGAATCTATTCTTGGTAACGCTGTAACCTACAAGGTAAATGGAAAACAATTTTCACTTGCCTTAAGTGTTTGTCAATCAACTGACGAGGTCAATCTGGGATTATATCGTACGCACATACAATTATATTCGGATACCAGCCCGGAAACGATGTTAAGTGATACATATATTTATTTAGTTGGTGGTGCACATGAATAGGTTAAACAATGAACACGGTGCTGCACTTGTACTAACATTATTTATTGTAACAATAATGCTACTATTTATTTTGACATTATCTTATCAGGTAATAAATACTACCAAACAAGTTACTACAGTGGAGAAAAATATGGATGCAGAACATCTAGCGAAAATGGGTGTTGAATACTATTATCAGTGGGTTAAACATGAACATGTACAGTCACCTTCTAAAAACATCGAAGAAATTATCACCGCGTTGCAGGGTATGACTGATAAGGAAATTATAATAGACCAAGAGAGACGGTTTTTGTTAATGAATGCAAAAATTGACGGTTCCAACTTAATAAAAATTACATGCAAGGGAATTGCCTTTGGAAATGATGTAATTGAAACAAACGAGATTAAATTGGTCGATCATTAGAAAAGAGGGTAATACGTGGTTACGCGAAGACGTTTAGGAGATTTATTACACGATGCTGGACTTGTTACCACCGGTCAAATAAATGAAACTTTGGAGAAGAAGAAGGTTGACCAAAAGCTTGGGGACGCATTGTTGGAACGCGGACTAATTACAGAACGGCAGCTTATTGAAGTTCTGGAATTTCAGCTTGGAATCCCCTTTGTTTCGCTATATCAATATCCAATCGAACAGCATGTACTCGGATATGTCCCGAAAGAATTAGCGCAACGAAATTTTATTATGCCATTGAAAATGCAGGATGGCGCATTACTTCTCGCCATGAAGGATCCCATGGATTATTATATAATTGATGATTTGGAAATAGCAACTGGCTTCAGAGTTTCTCCAGTAATTGCGGCAAAGGATGACATTTTGTTTGCCATTAATAAATATTATTTCAAAAAAGATCCTGAAATGACTTTGGAACCAAATGCTGCGAATGATGAAGCGCCTGTGATTCGACTGTTGGATCAGTTGCTGTATACGGCAATACAGTTAAAAGCTAGTGATATACATATTGATCCCCAGGAAAGGAAAGTTATTGTCCGCTACCGGATTGATGGACGACTGAAAACAGAAAATATAATTTCAAAACAAATGCAAAATCCCTTAATAGCACGGATAAAAATATTAGCAAATTTGAATATCACAGAAACAAGACTCCCACAGGATGGCCAAATTAAAACGAATGTCGGACTATCGCCAGTGGATTTACGAATATCCTGCCTGCCAACTGTATTTGGCGAGAAGATTGTGGTCCGTATTTTGGATTTGAATAATACACTGATGCAGTTAAGTGAACTAAACTTCTCTGAGCGTAATTTGAAAAAATATAAAAAGCTGATTACACAGCCAGCGGGCCTTGTGTTACTGACAGGTCCAACAGGATCTGGAAAAACGTCGACATTATATGCATCAATCAATCAACTTAATCAGGAAAATGTAAATATCATAACAGTTGAGGATCCGGTTGAATACCAATTGGAGGGAATTAACCAGGTCCAAGTCAATAGTACCATCGGTCTTACATTTGCCCACGGCTTGCGTTCGATTTTACGCCAAGACCCGAATATTATTATGGTTGGAGAAATCCGCGATCAGGAAACAGCCGAAGCCGCCATCCGTGCCTCTTTAACAGGCCACCTTGTTTTCAGTACTTTGCATACAAACAGTGCGGTCGATACGATACCGCGGTTAATTGATATGGGGATAGAACCTTATTTGGTTGTTTCTTCGATATCCGGTATTGTAGCCCAGCGGCTGGTTCGTAAAATATGCCGTGATTGTATCACAAAACGGGAACCAACTGTTATGGAGAAAGAAATCTTTGCCGATAATGGCGTTCAGCCGGGCAGTTTATATTTTGGAAAAGGCTGCAGCAGCTGTCATCAACAAGGTTATCGGGGGAGACTAGCTGTACAGGAATTGCTGGTAGTTGACGAAACAATAAAATGCATGCTGCTGCAAAATAAATCGATGGCAGAAATACGTGCCTATGCAAAGAAACAGGGAATTTCATTTTTAATACAGGATGGGCTTGAAAAAATGAAACATGGCTTAACGACAATGGAAGAAATTATGCAAGTTTCGATAAATATTTAGGGGGGGTTTCATGAAGGATCAATTTGAAAAGTGGTTAACAGATGCATACAATCAAAAGGCATCTGACGTACATATAACGATTGGCAAGGCCCCTATTTATCGTATTAATGGTCAGCTGGTTGAAAAGGACGGAGAGAAATTATTACCTTCTGAAACTAGGCACATTGTCAAATCAATCCTTCCTGAAAAACAGTGGATGAAACTTGAGAAACAGCGTGAATTGGATTTTTCATACGGAATTACTGGGGTATCCCGGTTTCGGATCAATACCTATTACCAAAGAGGTGAATTATCCCTTGCTGTCAGAGTTGTACCGATGAGCGTTCCAACCATTGAGGAATTGCAGTTACCGAAAATTACAAAAGAAATAGTGTATCAACCCCAGGGACTTATTCTTGTGACCGGGCCAACCGGAAGTGGAAAAAGTACTACACTGGCATCGATAGTTGATTATATGAACAAAACCATGCAACGGCATATTATTACACTCGAGGATCCGATTGAGTATATGCATACACATGATCAATCAGTTATTGATCAGCGGGAAATAGGATTTGATACGATGAGTTTTGCTGATGGACTTAGAGCAGGCTTAAGACAGGACCCTGATGTTATTTTGGTTGGGGAAATGCGCGATCTGGAAACAATTTCTACTGCAATTACAGCTGCCGAAACTGGTCATCTCGTTCTTGGCACATTGCACACCACAGATGCCGTAGCAACGA
This Virgibacillus phasianinus DNA region includes the following protein-coding sequences:
- a CDS encoding PspA/IM30 family protein; amino-acid sequence: MFKFFKRVSTVVSSELNTLLDKAEDPVKMLDQFMRDMAEDIREVEAAVAKQIANEKMLKRKADDAQAMVDKRQKQAEKALNANDEDLARRALQDKGEHEKQAAMLKESWERAKKDSDMLRDKLEEMKKEYQEMKLKKDSLKARAESAKTRTKMNRTMSSIGSDESKAGFERMEEKVMRFEAEAETSDDLSRESRSLDDEFEDLEDSSVDDELAALKKKMGKE
- a CDS encoding metal-dependent hydrolase, translating into MKLSYHGHSVVKVETDTHTILIDPFISGNEACDLDPSTVKADVILLTHGHNDHVGDTFEIAKNNDSLVVAPNELAGYLESKGLNAHPMHIGGAHQFDFGKVKFTQAFHGSAFTEDDGTMIYTGMPAGILLTVKGKTIYHVGDTGLFSDLKLIGEMNEIDVAFVPIGDNFTMGPEDALIAADWIKAKTVVPVHYNTFPVIEQDPEDFASKVKTGKGKTMAVGETLEV
- a CDS encoding type II secretion system protein, which encodes MQDGRLSNNNGFTLIEIIASIAILGMVIVVLLPFFPQLADWTASTDNQLVASNLLNGAVHNVTNHEDVLVNYLNSASVPACTADAMQIPESILGNAVTYKVNGKQFSLALSVCQSTDEVNLGLYRTHIQLYSDTSPETMLSDTYIYLVGGAHE
- a CDS encoding type IV pilus twitching motility protein PilT, which produces MKDQFEKWLTDAYNQKASDVHITIGKAPIYRINGQLVEKDGEKLLPSETRHIVKSILPEKQWMKLEKQRELDFSYGITGVSRFRINTYYQRGELSLAVRVVPMSVPTIEELQLPKITKEIVYQPQGLILVTGPTGSGKSTTLASIVDYMNKTMQRHIITLEDPIEYMHTHDQSVIDQREIGFDTMSFADGLRAGLRQDPDVILVGEMRDLETISTAITAAETGHLVLGTLHTTDAVATIERIIDVFPANQQTQIRIQLSTILKAIISQRLLITKNNLERCVATEVLINTAAIKNLIRNEKLFQIQNVLQTSWDKGMHTLDMDLKRLLQEDKIDLVTAAPFMHEGSM
- a CDS encoding DUF4178 domain-containing protein gives rise to the protein MGLFSNLFKKKDADRPAPKERDPLSIKIGDIITYDLRDFEVVGKIIYRDSGYKWYGYQLLEGHDTIWLSAEMDDELELGIYEKIQLPVSQPFPKKLVYDSKTYFLEEEGRAAVTGEGRSANLHGSETHYADYSDSEEENFLSIESWGTELEVSYGYPIETYEIKILAGSN
- a CDS encoding DUF4247 domain-containing protein, with the protein product MKKWSVLMCLLFIMFIAAGCSSPFSSDRGIPEEVHITADNIPEEPSKAEIIDKIKNNSSNEIDDIIEANFSLMDVVSVDSNKAEIYATRRFELSELSSVLSDTIEPEKVSEVIDNQQILVYPDYFVTLKISPDDNDALIIEVAGDEFVRRNYAPSFLQTYFAYRLLDSFLGVNDWGRRRSRECGSGNCYGGYTGKGYYPNGTPSRGNTSFRGGGPGAGK
- a CDS encoding DUF350 domain-containing protein, yielding MGPFIATLVYFVISVVIVLIGLFIFEIMTQKYKDFEAVKEGNVAVAMSIAGKIIGICIILAFAIYNSSVIYETLIWGIYGVILQMISYLLFDLFTRRFSVEEQLAKNNIAVGILSMGVSIGIAFVIGASIT
- a CDS encoding GspE/PulE family protein, giving the protein MVTRRRLGDLLHDAGLVTTGQINETLEKKKVDQKLGDALLERGLITERQLIEVLEFQLGIPFVSLYQYPIEQHVLGYVPKELAQRNFIMPLKMQDGALLLAMKDPMDYYIIDDLEIATGFRVSPVIAAKDDILFAINKYYFKKDPEMTLEPNAANDEAPVIRLLDQLLYTAIQLKASDIHIDPQERKVIVRYRIDGRLKTENIISKQMQNPLIARIKILANLNITETRLPQDGQIKTNVGLSPVDLRISCLPTVFGEKIVVRILDLNNTLMQLSELNFSERNLKKYKKLITQPAGLVLLTGPTGSGKTSTLYASINQLNQENVNIITVEDPVEYQLEGINQVQVNSTIGLTFAHGLRSILRQDPNIIMVGEIRDQETAEAAIRASLTGHLVFSTLHTNSAVDTIPRLIDMGIEPYLVVSSISGIVAQRLVRKICRDCITKREPTVMEKEIFADNGVQPGSLYFGKGCSSCHQQGYRGRLAVQELLVVDETIKCMLLQNKSMAEIRAYAKKQGISFLIQDGLEKMKHGLTTMEEIMQVSINI
- a CDS encoding polyamine aminopropyltransferase, translating into MEDLAVKKSKTIYWASGIVSICGIIFEVLFGALGSYILGDGVKQYTLTISLFLTGMGIGAYLSEKVMKNLILTFIWIEFGIALIGGFSSFTMFGITAFSPSGTDAFYLYFVTLLIGGLTGIELPILIRKANEIGEKLNRSTARVLFSDYAGGLIGGLLFVFLLRPQFGMVKSAFVVGCVNLAVAFTVLWLFRKEIKNFATHTTFGIIIAILLIAGVLFGEAMAFTFEQKLYKDPIVYMEQSAYQKIILTQDQGDTRLYLDGSLQFSSTDEYRYHEVLVHPTMAQAKSHGNVLILGGGDGIAAKEILQYDDVKSITLVDLDPAVTKLAKTNRQLVQLNEGSLHNNKVDIIHKDAFQYLKNTNTWYDVIFVDLPDPNNESLNKLYTKEFYSLIRNHLSPGGATMIQSTSPVFATKVYWTISKTIESTGLHTENLHVDVPSFGNWGFVMASRDEINIEDLSIGVETEFLTEDMLLSLTQFGKDEDRMISNEKGEKFTLKPNTLIDPNLIQLYEHAWKNY